The following nucleotide sequence is from Triticum aestivum cultivar Chinese Spring unplaced genomic scaffold, IWGSC CS RefSeq v2.1 scaffold58260, whole genome shotgun sequence.
CTGCACAAAGGCACAACTTGAATATAACCAGCCCAACTAAAAAACTAGAAACTTGTTCTCTAGCAAGGTCACTTCGTCAAATAACAGCATATTTGGACATTGGAACTTACTGGGAGTAGGTCAAGGTCATGTCGTAATGCAGTAGAATCTATTGCTCTCCCGTAGCGCGAAGGTTGGAATGGAGACCCAAACAATATGTTATCCCGGACCTGTAGATATCACAGATATTTCTCTGTACAGTCATAAAGGGTTCAATTAGCAGAATGATAGCAATAAAGATATTGTATCTTACGGTAGCATTGAAGATCCATGAAACTTGAGGAACATATGCCACTGAACCACGAATGACCACTGAGGTATCTGATCCTGATACTGGTGCTATTTCACCAAGCATTGCAGAAATAAGAGAAGTCTTCCCCTCCCCAGTGCTTCCTACTATTGCAACTAAACTGC
It contains:
- the LOC123177653 gene encoding ABC transporter C family member 12-like, with translation MLPNLITQVVNCKVSLKRLEDLLLADERILMPNPPIDPELPAISIKNGNFSWELQAERPTLSNVNLDVPVGSLVAIVGSTGEGKTSLISAMLGEIAPVSGSDTSVVIRGSVAYVPQVSWIFNATVRDNILFGSPFQPSRYGRAIDSTALRHDLDLLPVSSNVQICCYLTK